A single region of the Geobacillus subterraneus genome encodes:
- a CDS encoding PAS domain-containing sensor histidine kinase produces MAQSLSPREGQNATSDVRLLEEENRRLKERLNSYSIIFERSLDAIVILNKNGEFVDVNEAACKLFEMDKFSLIGRSFSSFLELVPPDILLFQQSMLQKFGSFSDELLIKLPDGKVKHVEFSMKKDVFNKFDLVMMRDVSAHKALERERIIHEFLFKDVFNRAVDGIVIFDEFGRFIDVNPAFSMSLNLEKGKLLNLSFQQFVARECADEFARLLSEVKEKGTAKGELSLVRLDGTVKMFELTATSNVYSGFYMAIMRDVTERKNMEIKLQKSEERFRAIFEQAHEAILIWDDFGYILNANPAASRTFELPLNLLVRRNLLDFVQYGDEKVKRIFSEFRRKGEIRDELTFHMPNGEDKQLEFTMKKGAIDGYHLTIFRNVSERRKIERELRESEQKFRSIFDHAMDGILLWDEKHRIIDANPIACDFFAAAKETLLGQTVMELVPERARRQLNKLLQQCQRAGEANGEVEFSDEGKGKIVEFSLKKEVIPGVGMMRFRDVTERKEMELQLRKSDTLNVVGELAAGIAHEIRNPMTALKGFIQLLQGSIDGDYSMYFNVIMSELKRIESIITEFLVLAKPQAVQYKQNDICKIMQDTIDLISAQAMMHNVQIIADFDRGLPPVYCEPNQLKQVFINILKNAIEVMPKGGDITVRIARDGCHVRISITDQGCGIPKDKIKKLGEPFYTTKERGTGLGLMVSYKIIEEHQGKIDVESEVGVGTTFHITLPIERTEREDNDDD; encoded by the coding sequence ATGGCCCAAAGCCTTTCTCCCCGTGAAGGACAAAATGCGACGTCGGACGTGCGGCTGCTTGAAGAGGAAAACCGGCGCCTAAAGGAGCGGTTGAACAGCTATTCGATCATTTTCGAGCGGTCGCTCGACGCAATTGTCATTTTAAATAAAAACGGCGAATTTGTCGATGTGAACGAAGCAGCGTGCAAGCTGTTTGAAATGGATAAGTTTTCCTTGATCGGCCGTTCCTTCTCTTCATTTTTAGAGCTCGTGCCGCCGGATATTTTGCTGTTTCAGCAGTCGATGCTGCAAAAGTTCGGTTCGTTCAGCGATGAACTGCTCATCAAACTGCCGGACGGCAAGGTGAAGCATGTTGAATTTTCGATGAAAAAGGATGTGTTTAACAAATTTGATTTGGTGATGATGCGCGACGTTTCGGCCCATAAGGCGCTCGAACGCGAGCGAATCATCCACGAATTTTTGTTTAAAGACGTCTTTAACCGCGCGGTCGACGGGATCGTCATTTTTGATGAGTTCGGGCGGTTTATCGATGTGAATCCAGCGTTTTCGATGAGTCTGAACTTGGAAAAAGGAAAGCTGCTGAATTTGTCGTTTCAGCAGTTTGTCGCCCGCGAATGCGCCGATGAGTTCGCCCGTCTGTTGTCGGAAGTAAAGGAAAAAGGGACGGCCAAAGGCGAGCTATCGCTTGTCCGCCTCGACGGAACGGTGAAAATGTTCGAGCTGACGGCGACGTCGAACGTGTACAGCGGCTTTTATATGGCCATTATGCGCGATGTGACCGAACGGAAAAACATGGAGATTAAATTGCAAAAAAGCGAAGAACGATTCCGGGCCATTTTTGAGCAGGCGCATGAAGCGATTCTCATTTGGGACGACTTTGGCTACATATTGAACGCCAACCCAGCGGCGAGCCGGACGTTTGAGCTGCCGTTGAACTTGCTTGTGCGCCGCAATTTGCTTGATTTTGTGCAATATGGGGACGAAAAGGTGAAACGCATTTTCAGCGAGTTCCGCCGCAAAGGGGAAATTCGCGATGAATTGACGTTCCATATGCCGAACGGTGAGGATAAGCAGCTCGAGTTTACGATGAAAAAAGGGGCGATCGACGGCTATCATTTGACGATTTTCCGCAATGTGAGCGAGCGAAGGAAAATCGAACGTGAGCTGCGCGAAAGCGAGCAAAAGTTTCGCAGCATTTTCGACCATGCGATGGACGGCATTTTGCTGTGGGATGAGAAGCATCGCATCATCGACGCGAATCCGATCGCCTGCGACTTTTTCGCTGCCGCAAAAGAAACGCTGCTCGGTCAAACGGTGATGGAGCTTGTTCCAGAGCGGGCGCGCCGCCAGCTGAATAAGCTCCTCCAGCAATGCCAGCGCGCCGGCGAGGCGAACGGTGAAGTTGAGTTTTCTGATGAGGGAAAGGGGAAAATCGTTGAGTTTTCCTTGAAAAAAGAAGTCATTCCTGGCGTAGGGATGATGAGGTTTCGCGACGTTACGGAGCGCAAAGAAATGGAGTTGCAGCTGCGCAAATCGGATACGCTCAATGTCGTCGGCGAGCTGGCTGCGGGCATCGCCCATGAAATTCGCAACCCGATGACGGCATTAAAAGGCTTTATCCAGCTGCTGCAAGGAAGCATTGACGGCGACTATTCGATGTATTTTAATGTCATTATGTCGGAGTTGAAGCGGATTGAGTCGATCATCACCGAGTTTCTTGTCCTGGCCAAACCGCAGGCCGTGCAATACAAGCAAAATGATATTTGCAAAATTATGCAAGATACGATCGATTTGATCAGCGCCCAGGCGATGATGCATAACGTGCAAATCATTGCCGATTTCGACCGCGGGCTGCCGCCGGTGTATTGTGAGCCGAATCAGCTGAAGCAAGTGTTCATTAACATTTTGAAAAACGCCATCGAAGTGATGCCAAAAGGCGGGGACATTACGGTGCGCATCGCCCGTGACGGCTGCCATGTGCGCATCTCGATCACCGACCAGGGGTGCGGCATTCCGAAGGATAAAATTAAAAAGCTCGGCGAGCCGTTTTATACGACAAAAGAGCGCGGCACCGGGCTCGGCTTGATGGTCAGCTATAAAATTATCGAAGAACATCAAGGGAAAATTGACGTGGAAAGCGAGGTCGGCGTCGGCACGACGTTTCATATTACGCTGCCGATCGAACGAACGGAAAGAGAGGACAACGATGACGATTGA
- a CDS encoding carbohydrate ABC transporter permease, protein MKQTLTKKMWRETGSAYLFLSPALFVLLLFIIGPIVFAVFLAFHKVQLLGTTSFEFVGLDNFARIADDTRAKIALWNTLKYVAIVVPCQTILALVLAATLNAGLKGEKFFRIVYFLPTLTSSAVLTLIFMWMYNQNGLINHVLEAVGLPTYNWLGDPDVALNAIMIMNIWSTAPYFMVIYLAALQDIPDSLYEAAELDGANAWQKFWHVTVPYLRPVTSFVVVMGLIGTFQLFDQSYIFSAGSGGPNNSTLTVVLLIYQYAFKTLGTMGYAAALAFALAIMILIATLLQRKLSKEESLY, encoded by the coding sequence ATGAAGCAGACATTGACGAAAAAAATGTGGCGGGAAACAGGATCGGCTTATTTATTCTTATCTCCGGCTTTATTTGTGCTTCTTTTATTCATTATCGGTCCGATCGTGTTCGCAGTTTTTTTGGCATTTCATAAAGTGCAATTGTTAGGGACGACATCGTTCGAGTTTGTTGGACTCGATAACTTCGCCCGCATAGCTGACGATACCCGAGCGAAAATCGCGCTCTGGAACACGTTAAAATATGTAGCGATTGTCGTTCCGTGCCAAACGATTTTAGCCCTTGTGTTAGCTGCTACCTTAAACGCCGGGCTGAAAGGGGAAAAATTTTTCCGCATCGTTTACTTTTTGCCAACTTTGACTTCTTCGGCAGTATTGACACTCATTTTCATGTGGATGTACAACCAAAACGGGTTAATTAACCATGTGCTTGAAGCGGTTGGACTGCCAACGTACAACTGGCTCGGCGACCCGGACGTCGCTTTGAATGCGATCATGATCATGAACATTTGGTCAACGGCTCCGTACTTTATGGTCATTTATTTGGCAGCATTGCAAGATATTCCTGATTCCTTGTACGAAGCAGCGGAATTAGACGGAGCTAATGCCTGGCAAAAGTTTTGGCACGTCACTGTCCCGTATTTGCGTCCGGTCACATCGTTTGTAGTAGTCATGGGGCTGATCGGCACTTTCCAATTGTTTGATCAATCGTACATTTTCTCAGCCGGTTCTGGCGGACCGAACAACTCTACGTTAACCGTTGTACTTCTCATTTACCAATATGCGTTCAAAACGTTAGGAACGATGGGGTACGCTGCTGCGTTGGCGTTTGCGTTAGCCATCATGATTTTAATCGCGACATTGCTCCAGCGAAAGCTATCGAAAGAGGAGTCCCTTTATTAA
- a CDS encoding B12-binding domain-containing radical SAM protein produces MNIICTTLNAKYIHMNLAVRYLKAYAQPEFDVKLVEYTIKDPAMNIVTDLYQRRPDVVGFSCYIWNIEETIKVVKMLKKAAPDVTIVVGGPEVSYDVREWMERVPEFDFIVIGEGEETFKQLLFALNGSGDVSSIAGLAFRDGDRIVINPQRNKIRLADMPSPFRFPEDIPHLPNRIVYVETSRGCPFSCQFCLSSIEVGVRYFDREKIKDDLRYLMQHGARTIKFVDRTFNISRSYAMDMFRFLIDEHVPGTVFQFEITADIMRPEVIEFLNNEAPPGLFRFEIGVQSTNDEVNRLIMRKQNFAKLSRTVTMIKEGGKIAQHLDLIAGLPEEDYDSFRKTFNDVFALRPEELQLGFLKLLRGTGLRLRAHEYGYVYMDHAPYEILSNNVLSFEDVIRIKQVEDVLEKYWNAHRMDETIEYLVTDVFPSPFDFFQQFGTYWDERGWARIGHQLEDLFRRLHEFLRTSAPDALPIAESLMKYDYLRNQKYKPRKPWWDEKTEKATRAAVYRALLERPEALGADFAALGLGEKELFKHTVVEIVPVDVGCYTSKKQLSFTPTVIVAYFDPSGAGATLFSAPLSALSVSSASA; encoded by the coding sequence ATGAACATTATCTGCACGACCTTAAACGCGAAATACATCCATATGAACTTAGCTGTTCGCTATTTGAAAGCATACGCCCAGCCGGAGTTTGACGTCAAGCTCGTTGAATATACGATCAAAGATCCGGCCATGAACATCGTCACCGACTTGTACCAGCGCCGGCCTGATGTCGTCGGCTTTAGCTGCTACATTTGGAACATTGAAGAAACGATCAAAGTCGTAAAAATGTTAAAAAAAGCGGCGCCGGACGTGACGATCGTCGTCGGCGGACCGGAAGTATCATACGACGTACGCGAGTGGATGGAACGAGTGCCGGAATTTGATTTTATCGTGATCGGCGAAGGGGAAGAAACGTTTAAGCAACTGCTGTTCGCTCTAAACGGCAGCGGGGACGTAAGCAGCATCGCCGGATTGGCGTTTCGTGACGGGGACCGCATCGTCATCAACCCACAGCGGAATAAAATCCGCTTGGCTGACATGCCGTCACCATTTCGCTTTCCAGAAGACATTCCCCATCTTCCAAACCGGATCGTTTATGTCGAGACGAGCCGCGGCTGCCCGTTCAGCTGCCAGTTTTGCCTGTCGTCCATTGAGGTTGGCGTCCGCTATTTTGACCGCGAAAAAATCAAAGACGACTTGCGCTACTTGATGCAGCACGGGGCGCGGACGATCAAGTTCGTCGACCGGACGTTCAACATCAGCCGCAGCTACGCGATGGACATGTTTCGCTTTTTAATTGACGAGCATGTGCCGGGGACGGTGTTTCAGTTTGAAATTACCGCAGACATCATGCGCCCTGAGGTGATCGAGTTTTTAAACAACGAAGCGCCGCCTGGGCTGTTCCGCTTTGAAATCGGCGTTCAATCAACGAACGATGAGGTGAACCGCCTGATCATGCGCAAGCAAAACTTCGCCAAGTTGTCGCGGACGGTGACGATGATTAAAGAAGGCGGGAAAATTGCCCAGCACTTAGATTTGATCGCTGGGCTGCCGGAAGAGGATTACGACTCGTTCCGGAAGACGTTCAATGACGTATTCGCCCTTCGTCCCGAAGAGCTGCAGCTTGGGTTTTTGAAATTGCTGCGCGGCACCGGGCTGCGCCTGCGCGCCCATGAATACGGCTATGTATATATGGATCATGCGCCGTACGAGATACTGAGCAACAACGTTCTTTCCTTTGAGGACGTTATTCGCATCAAGCAAGTGGAAGATGTGCTCGAGAAATATTGGAACGCCCATCGGATGGATGAAACAATTGAATATTTAGTCACTGACGTCTTCCCATCGCCGTTTGACTTTTTCCAACAGTTTGGCACATATTGGGATGAACGCGGCTGGGCACGCATCGGCCACCAGTTAGAAGACTTGTTCCGCCGTCTCCATGAGTTTTTGCGCACATCTGCGCCAGACGCTTTGCCGATCGCCGAATCGCTCATGAAATACGACTACTTGCGCAACCAAAAATATAAGCCGCGCAAGCCGTGGTGGGACGAAAAGACGGAGAAAGCGACGCGCGCGGCCGTCTACCGGGCGCTGCTTGAGCGCCCTGAGGCGCTCGGAGCGGATTTTGCCGCCCTTGGGCTCGGGGAAAAAGAGCTGTTTAAACATACGGTCGTTGAAATCGTGCCGGTGGATGTCGGCTGCTACACGTCCAAAAAACAGCTTTCGTTTACGCCAACCGTCATCGTCGCCTACTTCGACCCGTCCGGTGCCGGTGCGACGCTGTTTTCCGCGCCGCTTTCAGCGTTGTCGGTTTCTTCGGCGTCGGCTTAG
- a CDS encoding MFS transporter translates to MEWTMRLPSQEGRRVGRGWTAAALASIPLVMTLGNSMLIPVLPVMERQLGITPLQSSLLITMYSVVAILFIPLAGYASDRIGRKNVIIPSLLLAAAGGGMAGWAAWRMDDPYGWIIAGRMLQGLGAAGAFPIVLPLVGDLFPDEEEASRCLGTIETANTFGKVLSPILGAMLAGIVWFLPFFSFPVFCLLSAAMMVWSIQAPARRERPLPFRDFAAAVKVIFRREGRWLAAVFAIGGLLMLVLFAFLFFLSSRLEEVYHIDGVRKGWVLAIPLGALCFASFVAGRLIGGRKERMKWGAVAGCILSAAALLLVPVDSSLFFWLALFSAAGIGIGAALPCLDALITEGIEKKERGTVTSVYSSLRFIGVAVGPPLAAWLMSSGVAPLLFLLSALALVGGGLAFWLIHPEMDGGKENESGDISRH, encoded by the coding sequence ATGGAATGGACGATGCGGCTGCCGAGTCAGGAGGGAAGGCGGGTGGGGCGGGGGTGGACGGCGGCCGCGCTCGCCTCGATTCCGTTAGTGATGACGCTTGGCAATTCCATGCTCATCCCGGTGCTGCCGGTGATGGAGCGCCAGCTCGGCATTACGCCGCTGCAGTCAAGCTTGCTGATTACGATGTATTCCGTTGTGGCGATTTTGTTCATTCCACTCGCCGGATATGCAAGCGACCGCATTGGAAGAAAGAACGTGATCATTCCGAGCTTGTTGTTGGCTGCGGCTGGCGGAGGGATGGCCGGATGGGCGGCTTGGCGGATGGATGACCCATACGGGTGGATCATTGCCGGGCGCATGCTGCAAGGACTTGGAGCGGCCGGGGCCTTCCCGATCGTGCTGCCTCTTGTCGGCGATTTGTTTCCGGATGAGGAGGAGGCGAGCCGCTGTTTAGGGACGATTGAAACGGCGAACACCTTCGGCAAAGTGCTAAGTCCGATTCTCGGGGCGATGCTGGCTGGCATCGTTTGGTTTTTGCCGTTTTTTTCATTTCCTGTCTTTTGCCTGCTATCGGCAGCAATGATGGTTTGGTCTATCCAGGCGCCGGCGCGTCGGGAGCGGCCGTTGCCGTTTCGGGACTTCGCGGCGGCGGTGAAGGTGATTTTCCGGCGTGAAGGGCGCTGGCTTGCTGCTGTTTTTGCGATTGGCGGTCTGCTCATGCTTGTGTTGTTTGCCTTTTTATTTTTTCTTTCGAGCCGCCTTGAAGAGGTTTATCACATCGACGGGGTGAGGAAAGGATGGGTGCTCGCCATCCCGCTCGGGGCGCTCTGTTTTGCCTCGTTTGTCGCCGGGAGGCTGATTGGCGGCCGGAAGGAGCGAATGAAATGGGGGGCGGTCGCGGGTTGCATTTTGTCCGCCGCTGCGTTGCTCCTCGTTCCCGTTGATTCGTCCCTTTTCTTTTGGCTGGCGCTGTTTTCCGCCGCCGGCATCGGCATCGGCGCCGCCCTTCCGTGTTTGGACGCCTTGATTACAGAGGGGATTGAGAAAAAGGAACGCGGGACGGTGACATCGGTTTACAGCTCGCTTCGCTTTATCGGGGTGGCCGTCGGTCCGCCGTTGGCGGCGTGGCTCATGAGCAGCGGTGTCGCCCCGCTCCTTTTCTTGCTTAGTGCGCTGGCGCTCGTCGGCGGAGGGCTTGCCTTTTGGCTCATACATCCAGAAATGGACGGAGGGAAAGAAAATGAAAGCGGTGACATATCAAGGCATTAA
- a CDS encoding carbohydrate ABC transporter permease translates to MKRKIGIGKALLYVVLVVYAIITLIPFLWALSSSFKTLEEIVSGTMSFIPKQFTFDNYKQIFVEQELFPRWLLNSVIIAAAVTVLNLLFNSMAGYALARLQFPGRKPLFLIILAVLMIPAQVTMIPNYLILKQLGWLNSYQGMIVPTMINATFIFMMRQFFINFPRELEEAAELDGLGRLGIFFRIVLPLARPALAAQAIFVFMGSWNDFMRPLIILSDPQLFTLPLGLNSFKGQYISYWNYIMAASMVFTLPVLVIYTFFNRYFIKGISFTGGK, encoded by the coding sequence ATGAAAAGAAAAATAGGGATCGGGAAAGCGTTATTGTATGTTGTGCTTGTCGTGTATGCGATCATTACGCTGATTCCATTTTTATGGGCGCTGTCTTCCTCGTTTAAGACCCTTGAGGAAATTGTCAGCGGGACAATGTCGTTTATTCCAAAACAGTTCACATTTGATAATTACAAGCAAATTTTTGTTGAGCAGGAGCTGTTTCCACGTTGGTTGTTAAACAGTGTCATCATTGCCGCGGCAGTGACCGTGCTCAACTTATTGTTTAACTCCATGGCCGGCTATGCGTTAGCGCGGCTGCAGTTTCCCGGGAGAAAGCCGTTGTTTTTGATCATTTTGGCCGTCTTAATGATTCCAGCGCAAGTGACGATGATCCCGAACTATTTGATTTTAAAACAGCTCGGCTGGCTAAACTCGTATCAAGGAATGATCGTGCCGACGATGATTAATGCTACGTTTATTTTTATGATGAGGCAGTTTTTTATCAATTTTCCAAGAGAGTTGGAAGAGGCTGCAGAGCTTGACGGCCTTGGCCGGCTCGGGATCTTTTTCCGGATCGTCCTGCCGCTCGCCCGCCCGGCGCTGGCGGCTCAGGCCATTTTCGTCTTCATGGGTTCGTGGAACGATTTCATGCGCCCACTCATTATTTTGTCAGATCCGCAATTGTTTACCTTGCCGCTGGGCCTGAACAGCTTCAAAGGACAATATATCAGCTATTGGAACTACATCATGGCCGCTTCAATGGTGTTTACCTTGCCGGTGTTGGTCATTTATACGTTTTTCAATCGCTATTTCATTAAAGGAATTTCGTTTACGGGCGGGAAATAA
- a CDS encoding methylated-DNA--[protein]-cysteine S-methyltransferase → MTIDYAVYRSELLGDIYIASDGDAIVKVELFSKEWRAFASGHPVVEKRSPLLERALAQLDEYFHGRRQAFALPLRWQGTAFQQDVWKALCRIPYGETATYADIAAQIGRPKAVRAVGQANRANKLAIVVPCHRVIGKNGALTGYAGSRTDVKEKLLALERRHK, encoded by the coding sequence ATGACGATTGATTATGCAGTATACCGTTCAGAGCTGCTCGGCGATATTTACATCGCTTCTGACGGCGATGCGATTGTGAAAGTCGAACTGTTTTCGAAAGAATGGCGCGCGTTTGCGAGCGGGCATCCGGTTGTAGAAAAACGGTCGCCGCTTTTGGAACGCGCGCTTGCGCAGTTGGATGAATATTTTCATGGCCGCCGCCAAGCGTTCGCTTTGCCGCTTCGGTGGCAAGGCACGGCTTTTCAACAAGACGTGTGGAAGGCGCTGTGCCGCATTCCGTACGGCGAAACGGCGACCTACGCCGATATTGCCGCGCAAATCGGCCGTCCGAAAGCGGTGCGCGCCGTCGGACAGGCGAACCGGGCGAATAAACTGGCCATTGTCGTTCCGTGCCATCGCGTGATCGGCAAAAACGGCGCCTTGACCGGCTATGCCGGAAGCCGCACCGATGTGAAGGAGAAACTGTTGGCGCTCGAGCGGCGCCACAAATAG
- a CDS encoding ABC transporter permease — translation MNQPAVSATPSKKTAPSILEFLYKHGTLLAILAVIAYFGITQDRFFTYENFSDILRSISIVTLVAIGITFSLIVDGFDLSVGSTVSLATIASAAALVLHRQEIFVTLLVPLLLGVAVGLLNSLLIVKFKLPDLLATLATMYAINGVQLTYTKGFSIYNDMPLPDGGTAPGKFIPSFLFIGQGELFGVPFSVLLMLFVVIAAHLFLTYTKPGRLFYLTGENREAARLSGIPVNRYRTYAYIISGFFAALGGIVLASRIGTGQVSAGASFLMDGVAAAYIGFSVFGAGKPNVIGTLFGSILIGVLLNGLTMANVPYYAQDIIKGAILVGALALSHWQKK, via the coding sequence ATGAATCAGCCGGCCGTTTCCGCGACGCCGTCGAAAAAAACGGCGCCGTCTATTCTTGAGTTTTTGTATAAACATGGGACATTGCTCGCCATTCTGGCCGTGATCGCCTATTTTGGCATCACACAAGACCGGTTTTTCACGTATGAAAACTTCAGCGACATTTTGCGCTCGATTTCGATCGTGACGCTCGTGGCGATCGGCATTACGTTTTCGCTGATCGTTGACGGCTTCGATTTATCGGTCGGCTCAACGGTAAGCCTTGCGACGATCGCCAGTGCGGCGGCGCTTGTCTTGCACCGTCAAGAAATTTTCGTCACCTTGCTCGTGCCGCTGTTGCTCGGCGTCGCCGTCGGACTGCTCAATTCGCTCTTGATCGTCAAATTCAAATTGCCTGATTTGCTCGCCACCTTAGCGACGATGTATGCCATCAACGGCGTACAACTCACCTATACGAAAGGATTTTCGATTTACAACGATATGCCGCTGCCAGACGGCGGCACGGCGCCGGGCAAATTCATTCCTTCCTTTTTATTTATCGGCCAAGGAGAGCTGTTCGGCGTACCGTTTTCCGTTTTGCTGATGCTGTTCGTCGTCATTGCTGCCCACTTGTTTTTGACATACACCAAACCGGGACGCCTCTTTTATTTGACGGGGGAAAACCGGGAAGCGGCAAGGCTGTCGGGGATTCCGGTGAACCGTTACCGGACGTATGCGTACATCATCAGCGGCTTTTTCGCCGCCCTAGGCGGCATCGTCCTCGCTTCGCGCATTGGCACCGGGCAAGTATCAGCTGGGGCCTCATTTTTGATGGACGGCGTCGCCGCCGCCTACATCGGTTTTTCCGTCTTTGGCGCCGGCAAGCCGAACGTCATCGGCACGTTGTTCGGCTCGATTTTGATAGGTGTGTTGTTAAACGGCTTGACGATGGCAAACGTCCCGTACTACGCCCAGGACATTATAAAAGGCGCCATTTTAGTCGGCGCCCTCGCCCTGTCACATTGGCAAAAAAAATAA
- a CDS encoding zinc-dependent alcohol dehydrogenase, translating into MKAVTYQGIKDVAVKQMPDPKILKDDDIIVKITSTAICGSDLHLVHGMVPNMPEDFIIGHEPMGIVEEVGPAVTKVKKGDRVVVPFTIACGQCWYCQHGLESQCDASNPNGESGAYFGYSETFGGYPGGQAEYLRVPFANFTPFVVPDDCELEDEKLLFLSDVIPTAFWGVDEAGVKDGDTVVVLGCGPVGLLAQKFAWLKGAKRVIAVDYIDYRLEHAKKTNKVETINFTEYENTGEYMKELTGGGADVVIDCVGLDGKMTPLELIGSALKLQGGAMGAIVIASQAVRKGGTIQLVGVYGSRYNQFPLGDLFSRNVTLKMGQAPVIHYIPMLYEWIVEGKFDPTDIITHRLPLDEAQYAYEIFDEKKDGCIKVVLKP; encoded by the coding sequence ATGAAAGCGGTGACATATCAAGGCATTAAAGATGTCGCGGTGAAACAAATGCCAGATCCGAAAATTTTGAAGGATGATGATATTATTGTAAAAATCACAAGCACCGCCATTTGCGGCTCTGATCTTCATCTCGTGCACGGCATGGTCCCGAACATGCCGGAAGATTTTATTATCGGCCATGAGCCGATGGGCATCGTCGAGGAAGTCGGGCCGGCGGTGACGAAAGTCAAAAAAGGCGACCGTGTCGTCGTGCCGTTTACGATTGCCTGTGGACAATGCTGGTATTGCCAGCACGGGCTTGAGAGTCAATGTGACGCGTCAAACCCAAACGGCGAGTCGGGGGCGTATTTCGGCTATTCCGAAACGTTTGGCGGCTACCCGGGCGGGCAAGCTGAATATTTGCGCGTGCCGTTTGCCAACTTCACCCCGTTTGTCGTCCCCGACGATTGTGAATTGGAAGATGAAAAATTATTGTTTTTGTCCGACGTTATTCCGACCGCGTTTTGGGGCGTCGACGAAGCGGGAGTGAAAGACGGCGACACAGTCGTCGTGCTCGGCTGCGGGCCGGTCGGGCTGTTGGCGCAAAAGTTCGCTTGGCTGAAAGGAGCGAAGCGCGTCATCGCTGTTGATTACATCGATTACCGGCTTGAGCACGCGAAAAAGACGAATAAAGTAGAGACGATCAACTTTACCGAATACGAAAACACCGGTGAATACATGAAGGAGCTGACCGGCGGCGGGGCGGATGTAGTCATCGATTGCGTCGGCCTAGACGGAAAAATGACCCCGCTTGAGCTCATCGGCTCGGCGCTGAAGCTGCAAGGGGGCGCGATGGGGGCGATCGTCATCGCCTCGCAGGCGGTGCGCAAAGGCGGAACGATTCAGCTCGTCGGAGTGTATGGCTCCCGCTACAACCAGTTTCCGCTTGGCGATTTATTTTCACGCAACGTTACGCTGAAAATGGGGCAGGCGCCGGTCATTCATTACATTCCGATGCTGTATGAGTGGATTGTCGAAGGAAAGTTTGACCCGACCGATATTATTACGCATCGCCTTCCACTCGATGAGGCACAATATGCGTATGAAATTTTCGATGAAAAGAAAGACGGCTGCATCAAAGTCGTGCTGAAGCCGTAA